The genomic window TGAGCGTATAAAAACTGTTTGACTATCAGAAACATCAGGTACTGTGTAGCTGCTGTTAGAcaaagccattaaaaaaaaaaaacaaacaacaaacccaaaactaCACATTTGGAGAGCTACCTTGAATctaaatagaaaaacatgtttttatcaGCAAACTTAATGTTGACATCTCAGCAATTTTTCTAATATATCAAGAATTAAGCTATGCCAGGGGATGTATACAACATGTTACTTCTGGTAATGGAATGTCAGAAGTGACCGTTACCATGTCAGGACAGACTTTTCATTAGAGCTCCATGTGGATGTGACACTGACAGATAAAAATCTGGAGTCTGACAGATGTTTTGCAAGCCATGCAACTGCCTCTGAAGCAAACATGGTCTTAACACTACAAGCCTGTTTCCAGTTCTGCATTGACTGGCTGACTTGCCTGACAGGCAGTTACAGCATAAACCTCTTCcacttgctgtgctgctgagaaaGTCTGTCTGCTCTTGAAACTGTAGTCATGTCTGGAAAACATCTTAAGACTGCTACTCTCTCATCTCTCCATCTTGCTGTCTTCTATAAACTACCAACTTCTGTGTGGTTTAGCTTGGTGCAAAGCTTTAAAAGTGAGTCTTGATCAAGTATAAGGCACCCCTACACCTCATGTGGGAACTAACTGCTGGTCCAGCCAATGCTGTTAGGTATTGGCTTTCGTTCTAGAGTTTCTAACAGTTGCTTGAATGCTAAGTTCTTGGAATACTCTCCACAGCTAATTAGCTACAGAAAAGTTCTTTTATTCCTCATCAAAACTAACAGGGATTGGGAAAAGATGATTTGCATTGAAGCCTTCTACTGAACAGCTCCCTGCTTCTAAAATAGCCTCTGGCCAAGCCCCAGCTTGTGCAAGGTAACTTGGCATTATCAGAAAGATGTGGTATTAACTGGAGTTAATGAAGAATAACagtgatgcctttttttttatttgcaatgGTGAAGCCTGAGCACTCCTGTATTGTAAAGCCCTTGCTTTCAGTGGCTGGATAGTGTGGGTGCTGTACATGCTTGTGCGCCAGTGGTAAATGTACAGCACTGATCTTCCCAGTGgcttttccccttgtcttcCATTGGCAAAAAGGATGCTATTATGATAGTACTATCATATGtatagtacatatatatatgtatactaTCATTATGATAGGATATTACTATGATAGCTACTATATATGCAGCATTCCTCAAAAGGGATTTTACTAGCAGAAATAGAAGAAAGCATTTTTCACAATTAGAAGCATGTTGATTACAAGCTGTTGTTGGAGGCTTTTTAACTAAACAGCTTTTACTGATTTTTTGAAAAAGAATTAAGCTGAAGGCCACTCTTGGTAGTTTTATTCTCATTTCCTTTACTGTGCCCCAGTTAATTTAGGTGGAATACTATAAGACAGTAGCTCccatctcctcccctccctgccactctcccctccccctcccaaaaaaaaaaaagcccaaagacTTAATACTTGAACCTTGAACATGACTGCTTGATGAGGACTTCAGTATATTTGGGTGAACTGTACTGGATTTGCTTTTGAAGCCTCTTCCTATAGCTTTGGCTAGAATGGTAGCAGTGAAACATACCTGCAGGCATTAACAATAGTGAACTTAGAAGCATAATGCCTATAATAATGAAAAACTTGGTTTAGAAACTAACTCCAGTCTTGCACtgcatttgtcccctagcagcCTTCTGCAATTTAAACTGCCTGTTTGTCCTCTAGTTACAGCTTCTGAATTGGATAATAAAACTTCACAAATGAATTTCTGAGTAGAAGCTGGTATTAGGCAAAAACGAAAAGCAGCAAGTTATGCATGGAAAAATGATTTCTAGCTGATGTTTTCAACGGCTTGATTGCTGTAAGAACTGAAGTAGGCTATTGGCAGTTCACGCCAGTGATCTGACTAATCCTGCTCGTGAGTAAATACGCTTAGATGCTTGATTTGATAGCAAGTGTGGTGGGAAGGGACATAGCTTTATAAGTGCCACTAAATGTATATGGATGGTGCTGCCAATCCCTTTGAAGATCAGGAATTTACAGCCTCTAATATCTTACAGCAGAAGTGATAAATGAAGGCATTGCTGTGCCTGGTATGCTCATGGGGGATTTTTAGCTCAGGTAGGCTGTAAGGGGAAAGTGAGTCTGAACTAGAACTAGTTGTGGCCTAAAGCCAGAAAAACAGCAGTGTGAGCTAGCAACACTATAGCTTTGAAACTATCTAAAGCTACTGTCATGCACTATTAAATAGTTGTTTGTGCCACTGTTAATCTGTACAGATGCTTCATACCAGACTTTATATAGGGTGGTGGCTCTCAGGTACCTGTGTGGGAAGAGGATATGCCTGAAGGAATGATGCCTACACTTTTGTCATTGAGAAGTGAAGTTGTTTGAATTGTAAACCAAATAGAAAacatttggatttttaaaaacctaTGGATTTGGCCGAGAAAGATCTTCACGAGGAATCTGTAAGTTGCTATGTTGCACTCGAATTTGGATTCAAAATTACTTAGTCAGCATAAATCAGTCTCATGTGTCCTGAAACAAGATTGCCAGAAGATCCTGGTGATACAGAGGCTGGTGATGTGCAAAGTTTCATAGTTTATATAGTTGATGCTGTCTACTCAGTCAGACTGGCAGAGGGGTAGCATCTGCAATAGTTTCCActgtgaaaaattattttctaggtGATAGTAACTGCTTAATGTAAGGCTATATGCTGCCCCAAACTGCTGTAGAGGAACAGTAGGTTGTCACTGCTGCTTGCAATGGTGCAAGCTGCAGAAGAGGTTTCAATGTAGCCATGCAGTGCCTGCATGAGAAGCAAGGTAAACTGTCTTTTATGCTGATGCTGTACTGTTTTGGCTGGATCAAACAGTGCTGCTGTTCAGacatgccctgaggaaaatgaaCTACATGAAAGTCACTCTTAATCACCCTCAGCTGATCACCCTGTGTTGAATAagcactgcagaaccaaggtGATTGTGACAAATCATACACTTCTCTGGCTGCAGCGGGCACACAAGCCCTGCTGAGGGTGTGTGGTGTGGTCAGGTTTGGTTTTACTACTTAAGCAAAATTGGGTCTGCAGAACTTGGCTGATTGTATCAGATGCACTACAGGCTATTGAGTGCTGTAGTTTACAGGGCTGGGAATGTGACCAGAGTGTCTGCAAGTTATGTGACACTGGACTCTAATGACACATGCTGAATTCTCTGTAGTGGAGGTGTCCTTGCTGAAATGGTGATACACATGGGTCTGTCATTCCATGAGACATCAGGGAACAAACTTTGTCTCCAGCTTGAGCTGTCTTGGTAAAGATCCTGCACTGCAATTGCCTTGACTCATGTTGAAATGCAGGTGAGACTTCTGGTGCAGTGGGTAACACTCACTGTAACCCAGTGGTCCTGGCTCAAGGTTGAAGACTGACTTCTCCTGAGGGGTTTTTGTATGAAGATGCTGCATCTGCAGCAGTGATGGTGAGGAAGAGCCTTTCCTGGATAGGTGTATGGGACCCTCAACAGACTGGGAGCCAGAAGATACTCTGTTACCCCATTGCTAGTCAGTTGGGTACAGGTCAGGAGAAAGGCAGGTGTGCACTTACAGATGGCCTTAGAGCCTTTGGGTACTGCACCTTTTGTACCTCAAATGGCAGTACTGAGCCATAACCTGATTTTTACAATAGCACAGAGGTAAGAGACTTTCTTGGGTAGGACTGGCTCTGGTCTCTATTAAAGTCTTCCAtgagtttgtgttttgttgaaGATCTAGGGTAGTAGGAGAGAAAAGCTAATGAATGCATACTTACTTATGTCCTAGCCGAAGGAAGGAAAGTGAAGCTATCAGCTTTGTAAACAGTAACTTGGAAACTGAAGACAAGGCTCACATGACTTTTTAAATAGGGTTGTGAATTTGGAAGGGGAAGTAGCAAAAGACATTAGCTGTACATTTTTGTCCTGCTCAAACTACAGCAAACTAAGGAACTCTTGGAGATCTTCCCATTTCCTGCCTGCTGCCTCTCTTCCAATTCCAGCTGTGGTCTTAACAGGCTGCCTTTCTCTTACGGTTTTAAAGCCACTAAGAGGAGCAGAAGCTTAAACTAATGATATTCCCATTGTGCTTCATTAGTCTTAAGTATACCTCTAACTGCTTTttatgaaaaaagaaacatatgttttatgTGTTTATCAGCTCAGTGAACAAACAATTAATTACCATGTACTCAGCCCTTGTAAGCAGACCACTGTTAAGGACAGACTTACAGTAATGCATTAGCACTGTAACTACCTTCACAATTAGCTTACCAATCCTGAAATTCTTAGTATATAAGAAGGAGGGttgtaaattaaattttaaaaagggccAGACACTCAAATATAATGTTTCTGTAGGATTCCTTGAGGAAAACTAAAGGTAGCTGAATTGCTACCTTGTCATGGATTTGAGATCTGACTTGTGATACAGCATTTGTATCAATAGTCTTAAATCTCCCTATACTGAATTGTATAAATTGCATACAGCTTTGTCTCATCTTGCATCTCCTAGTAAAAATTGCTACCTCTTAGTATGCTGATGATGTGCTATCTCAACAAGCATGTCAAGAGCCAAaatatggttctgtgattctatgactgaACAGCACAAGGCACTGAGTGCAAGAGTCACATGCCCTTGTGGAGGATACCAGCCATGAATATAATCTTGCTGAGTGCGGTAAAACTGTACAACTTCATTACTTATTTTTAACCCTGCAGGAGTTCGAAGATGCATCGAGACTGATAGTGAGGACAGAAAAATCTCCTTGAAGAACCTGAACTGTTCTGGGTTGAACAGCCTGTTCTGGCCTGAACTATTGGTCATGTCTATCACAGATCACAGCCCCACCACCGGAGTGGTGACTGTCATCGTTACCCTGATCGCTATtgcagctctgggagccctgatCCTGGGCTGCTGGTGCTACCTGCGGCTGCAGAAGATCAGCCAGTCTGAGGATGAGGAAAGCATTGTGGGTGAAGGAGAAACCAAAGAGCCCTTTCTGCTGGTGCAGTACTCTGCTAAAGGACCTTGTgtggaaaggaaagcaaaactaaCTCCGAATGGCCCAGAAGTACACAGCTAACTCAGAGCAACACATGCAGATGGACTATGCTCATGACGTGTAACCAGCAGAAGCATCTCAATACTGTGAAAAACCTGGTCATGTGTTCACCATTCATCGCGAAACACCCTGATGAGAATTAAATAAGCTTTGTTTGCAACTGCGTGCACTGAGAAGTTGCACTGTGCATTGACTGTGTATCCTAATTCCTTGATGGCAGGAGCTGACTCGCCTGGCATAATGTCCATTGCCGGCAATGGGCACAGGGATACACTGGTGTGAAGAGACTACTACTGGTTTTTGTTACTTGAATGTTTAGCTGAGCCTATTTTGATGGAACTACTACTGTAATGTAAACTACTTTACAACTGTGAACTGTAAATAGGCTGCCAGAAACTTCTTGCTTTGTGTTCTGTAGCATATGGGAATATGATGCACTTGTATGTAATACACAAGGGGACTCCAGACCTTCAAAACCAAATCTGCAGTTAAAGCTTGCTTCTGCTATGACATTGAGTGTGCAGCCATTAAGTCAGAACTTTGAACAGTTTATTGGGCTGATGCAGAGTACTTCATTTGAAAAGGGATAAGCATTTAGTCATATGCTGAGGGAGGACACACAGGAGCTACAAGAAGGAAGAGTTCCTTTAGTTGCAGCTATGTTGTTTAAGCTTCAGGCTGCTAGGACTGAGTTCTCTATGTAGCTACTGCAAGGAAACTGCCATTTTGATGGATTCTAACATGGAAACTAATGATGGATACTGAACCCTCAGGGGAAGTCCAGAAGGTTTCCAGGTGTTTGAAATGGCAGTAGAGCAGACTTTTCCATAGGTCTGTGTGCTCAAACTGCAGAAGTGATTACTTAGCAAAAGTGGCTTAAGTGCAACTAGTACGAATTCTTCCCAGAACCCTAGTTTGTGTACTTAGCAGATAGGGTGTATGTTAACAGCCTGTTATAAAAAGGTATTTTAGTCTACAATCAGCCATCTCTAGAATTCAGTTAATGTATCTTGTATATAACTTTTGATTGAACTGTACTACAACAGGAGAAGTTTCAGTCTTTTCTACTGTTGGTAGGAGCAAGGGTTATTGCTGGTCAGTTTGTAGAAGTTTTTAGCTAGCAATGGCCAA from Aphelocoma coerulescens isolate FSJ_1873_10779 chromosome 14, UR_Acoe_1.0, whole genome shotgun sequence includes these protein-coding regions:
- the SNN gene encoding stannin gives rise to the protein MSITDHSPTTGVVTVIVTLIAIAALGALILGCWCYLRLQKISQSEDEESIVGEGETKEPFLLVQYSAKGPCVERKAKLTPNGPEVHS